The following proteins are co-located in the Bacillus pumilus genome:
- a CDS encoding cation diffusion facilitator family transporter, with product MERYNELRQGETGAWVSIIAYVILSAVKLIIGYVFHSEALSADGLNNTTDIIASLAVLIGLRISQKPPDEDHPYGHFRAENIASLVASFIMMLVGFQVLLSAGQSLFSSEHQTPDMIAAWTAAGSAVVMYGVYIYNRNLSKRINSQALHAAAADNKSDAYVSIGTFIGIIASQFQLAWIDTLAAFVIGLIICKTAWEIFRDASHSLTDGFHIKDMSKYKETIKETPGVGDLKDIKARYLGSTVHVDVVVEVEPHLNIAESHDIADEIERRMKKEHDILHSHVHMEPASAPKEEKKSFPS from the coding sequence ATGGAGCGCTATAACGAATTAAGACAAGGTGAAACAGGTGCTTGGGTCAGCATCATTGCCTATGTGATCTTATCTGCGGTGAAACTCATCATTGGATATGTGTTTCATTCAGAAGCTCTTTCGGCAGATGGATTGAATAATACGACAGATATTATTGCATCTCTTGCTGTATTGATTGGGCTGCGTATTTCTCAGAAGCCGCCTGATGAAGATCATCCATATGGTCATTTTAGAGCAGAAAATATTGCGTCACTTGTCGCTTCCTTTATTATGATGCTTGTTGGGTTTCAGGTTCTGCTGAGTGCAGGCCAGTCGCTTTTCTCATCTGAGCATCAAACGCCTGATATGATTGCGGCTTGGACGGCAGCAGGAAGTGCTGTTGTGATGTACGGTGTGTATATATACAACCGCAATTTGTCCAAACGAATCAATAGCCAGGCACTTCATGCGGCAGCTGCTGATAATAAATCAGATGCGTACGTGAGCATCGGGACATTTATAGGGATCATCGCCTCCCAATTTCAGCTGGCATGGATTGATACGCTTGCTGCGTTTGTTATTGGCTTAATTATTTGTAAAACGGCGTGGGAGATTTTCAGAGATGCCTCTCATTCGTTAACTGACGGTTTTCATATAAAAGATATGTCAAAATATAAAGAGACCATTAAGGAGACACCAGGAGTGGGCGATTTGAAAGATATTAAGGCCCGTTATCTTGGAAGCACGGTCCATGTGGATGTAGTCGTTGAGGTAGAGCCGCATTTGAACATTGCAGAAAGCCATGATATTGCAGATGAAATCGAACGTAGAATGAAAAAAGAACATGATATTTTACATTCTCATGTTCATATGGAGCCAGCAAGTGCGCCTAAAGAAGAGAAGAAGTCTTTTCCATCGTGA
- a CDS encoding AAA family ATPase: MAFDEPMHSDVQKILDNINKVMVGKKDIAILSLVAILAKGHVLLEDVPGVGKTMMVRALAKSIGCEFKRIQFTPDLLPSDVTGVSIYNKKTNEFEFRQGPIMGQIILADEINRTSPKTQSALLEAMEEGSVTVDGETMPLADPFFVMATQNPVEYEGTYPLPEAQMDRFLFKLQMGYPTMLEELEVLNLQEKQSPIDTLQAVMAKEHIHALQQAVQKVHVDASIKEYIVEIAQATRHHPSVYLGVSPRGSIALMKAAQAYALLNQRDYVIPDDVQYLAPYTWPHRMILTSEATYEGKKAETLLRQLLEQIGVPVQKSMTQ; the protein is encoded by the coding sequence ATGGCATTTGATGAACCAATGCATTCAGATGTACAAAAAATCTTAGATAACATCAATAAAGTCATGGTTGGGAAAAAAGACATTGCGATATTAAGCCTTGTGGCGATTTTGGCGAAGGGGCATGTGTTATTAGAGGATGTGCCTGGCGTTGGGAAGACGATGATGGTTCGTGCTTTGGCAAAATCAATTGGCTGTGAGTTCAAGCGAATCCAATTCACCCCTGACCTTTTGCCTTCAGATGTGACAGGTGTGTCGATTTATAATAAAAAGACAAATGAATTTGAATTCAGGCAAGGACCGATTATGGGGCAGATTATTTTGGCGGATGAGATCAATCGGACCTCTCCTAAAACACAATCAGCACTGCTTGAAGCGATGGAAGAGGGCAGTGTCACAGTGGACGGAGAAACGATGCCGCTTGCGGATCCTTTCTTTGTCATGGCCACGCAAAACCCGGTGGAATATGAAGGAACCTATCCACTGCCAGAAGCGCAAATGGACCGGTTTTTATTCAAGCTGCAGATGGGGTATCCGACCATGCTGGAGGAGCTAGAAGTGCTCAACTTGCAGGAGAAGCAATCTCCGATCGATACGCTCCAGGCTGTGATGGCGAAGGAGCATATCCATGCTTTGCAGCAAGCCGTTCAGAAAGTGCATGTGGATGCATCTATTAAAGAATATATTGTCGAAATCGCCCAAGCGACGCGTCATCACCCATCTGTTTATTTAGGCGTTAGTCCAAGGGGATCGATTGCACTCATGAAAGCGGCTCAGGCGTATGCGCTTTTGAATCAGCGGGATTATGTGATTCCAGATGATGTACAGTATTTAGCGCCTTATACATGGCCGCATCGAATGATTTTGACGTCAGAAGCGACGTATGAAGGGAAGAAGGCTGAGACACTGCTGCGACAGCTGCTTGAGCAAATTGGCGTACCAGTTCAAAAGTCGATGACTCAATGA
- a CDS encoding DUF58 domain-containing protein, whose translation MKSQDRLAVSLWLRVIMLIILTVAAFCYAMFQGGFVSWFLFYAFLPYTLYALLFAVVPLRATAKRTLRHTRLKAGDVLSVDLEIKRTNPFPYVYVIIEDDPPYTFHLQEQIEMKQMLFPWFRKTWRFSYQLNDIVRGEHHLTAVRIKTGDMFGFVEKEVILPLEKKLLIYPKMLDLPVESADSVNENGGKAVHSWLNEPTNVTTGVREYQQGDRFAWVDWKTTARRGQLMTKEFEQNQTKDLVVFADFTDEAVFETVVSIAASVLQTAVKKGVPAGLVPFGDQHAFRVDQGELHLQDMLYYLTRVQHQPSRALEYKPLTASEYQYTGKYVITGQLHEELAASLFGNRNRKNITVLLVKRAVDRFTTKEKQLVDRLKASGIRTTVLFEDRLHERTVR comes from the coding sequence ATGAAGTCACAAGACCGTTTAGCTGTTTCATTATGGTTACGGGTGATCATGCTCATCATCCTCACTGTGGCAGCCTTTTGTTATGCCATGTTTCAGGGCGGCTTTGTGAGCTGGTTCCTTTTTTATGCATTTTTACCATATACTTTGTATGCTTTGCTGTTTGCGGTCGTTCCGCTTCGCGCGACAGCCAAAAGGACATTGCGGCACACCCGGTTGAAGGCTGGGGATGTGCTTTCGGTTGACCTTGAAATCAAGCGGACGAATCCATTTCCATACGTTTACGTTATTATCGAGGATGATCCGCCATACACTTTTCACTTGCAGGAACAGATTGAAATGAAGCAAATGCTGTTTCCATGGTTTCGGAAAACGTGGCGATTTTCTTATCAATTGAATGATATCGTGCGGGGGGAGCACCATTTGACAGCAGTCAGAATCAAAACGGGTGATATGTTTGGTTTTGTTGAAAAAGAAGTGATCCTTCCGTTAGAGAAAAAGCTCCTTATCTATCCAAAAATGCTAGATCTTCCGGTGGAGTCTGCTGATTCAGTGAATGAAAATGGAGGCAAAGCCGTTCACTCTTGGTTAAATGAACCGACCAATGTGACAACAGGCGTGCGGGAATACCAGCAAGGAGACCGTTTTGCTTGGGTGGATTGGAAGACGACGGCCAGAAGAGGTCAGTTGATGACGAAGGAGTTTGAACAGAATCAGACAAAGGATCTTGTGGTGTTTGCCGATTTTACAGATGAAGCCGTTTTTGAAACCGTCGTGTCTATTGCAGCCTCTGTTCTCCAAACGGCTGTGAAAAAAGGGGTGCCGGCAGGTCTCGTTCCTTTTGGAGATCAACATGCATTTCGAGTGGACCAGGGAGAACTTCATTTGCAGGACATGCTTTATTATTTAACAAGAGTGCAGCATCAGCCTTCTCGCGCACTAGAATATAAACCGTTAACAGCTAGTGAGTACCAGTACACCGGAAAATATGTCATTACGGGTCAGCTGCATGAGGAGCTTGCTGCAAGTCTCTTTGGAAATCGAAATAGAAAGAACATCACTGTTCTTTTAGTGAAGAGAGCCGTGGATCGATTCACGACAAAAGAGAAACAGCTTGTAGACCGGCTTAAGGCATCTGGAATACGCACGACCGTTTTATTTGAAGACCGGCTGCACGAAAGAACTGTGAGGTGA
- a CDS encoding transglutaminase TgpA family protein: MLHTHQRQSRFELFIYYAVAFLLLWEWLRPLQDFTETSHTSYFIIFIGLTCLFTFFRLKWYVTFPICTGLILLALYLIFYQAEPSYPAALFADIKDNITFMSTGMWSNMYPSFRTLLFYILLWLLVYLLHYWVVYQQRIFFFLLMTIVYVTILDTFTPYDAAFAIVRIMVFGFCLLGLLYFDRLRSAEGIRVSQKARLKWFLPMLALVLLSATLGASLPKADPKWPDPVPFFKAVTNQDGSAGQNKVGYSADDSSLGGPFSEDRTPIFKWSGKEPSYFRVETKSIYTGKGWEDASNDTKPTRLKNDDVPNRWFTERVKTEVHETRVDMESDYRFNHAVYPIGTITLMPMENIPLQMMGKTEKIVPSIQNPPKNLGNYQVSFLSPTFILEDLQRIKVPTKKQVNQQVGREYLQLPSSLPDRVKTLANSLTETKENMYDKAKAIEDYLGSAKFSYETQNVAVPGRNEDYVDQFLFDTMIGYCDNFSTSMIVMLRSIGIPARWVKGYTSGQLYETQMDGNNVYEVTNNNAHSWVEVYFPNRGWVTFEPTKGFTNPETFTNETAASDQTDDQKEEEDQPSSDASEDQQPQQEKEQPAEPKEQTAQTKPSMVHVGSILGYAGGAVVLLGFISWVLYRFRARWVPFFIVRKVKRLPDEEAFFYAYAALLKQLKRRRIEKKPGMTLREFASAMDSKDGDRHMSELTQLYERALYRREDASALWRQSAKLWENLINRR, translated from the coding sequence ATGCTGCATACTCATCAGCGGCAAAGCCGTTTTGAGTTGTTCATCTATTATGCTGTAGCATTTCTGCTGCTTTGGGAGTGGCTTCGACCGCTTCAAGATTTTACAGAGACGAGTCATACGTCTTATTTCATCATTTTTATAGGGCTTACATGTTTGTTTACATTCTTTCGTTTGAAGTGGTATGTGACGTTTCCTATTTGTACGGGCTTGATTTTGCTCGCCTTATATTTGATCTTTTATCAAGCAGAGCCAAGCTATCCGGCTGCATTATTTGCTGATATTAAAGATAATATCACCTTCATGAGCACAGGCATGTGGAGTAACATGTATCCCTCCTTCCGCACATTATTGTTTTATATTTTGCTATGGCTGCTTGTCTACTTGCTTCATTATTGGGTGGTCTATCAGCAGCGTATCTTTTTCTTTTTACTCATGACGATTGTATATGTCACGATTCTGGATACGTTTACGCCATATGATGCTGCCTTTGCGATCGTTCGCATTATGGTGTTTGGTTTTTGTTTGCTTGGGTTGCTGTATTTCGATCGACTGCGTTCGGCTGAAGGCATTCGGGTGTCACAGAAGGCGCGTCTAAAGTGGTTTTTGCCCATGCTGGCGCTTGTTCTTCTATCAGCGACACTCGGCGCTTCTTTGCCAAAGGCTGATCCGAAATGGCCTGATCCTGTCCCGTTTTTTAAGGCGGTGACGAATCAAGATGGTTCTGCCGGGCAGAATAAGGTGGGATATAGTGCAGATGATTCGTCGCTTGGCGGACCGTTTAGTGAGGACCGCACACCGATCTTTAAATGGAGCGGGAAGGAGCCGTCTTACTTTCGTGTCGAAACAAAAAGCATCTACACCGGCAAGGGCTGGGAGGATGCGTCAAATGATACGAAGCCTACTCGGCTAAAGAATGATGATGTTCCGAATCGGTGGTTTACCGAGCGTGTGAAAACAGAGGTTCATGAAACGAGAGTCGATATGGAATCGGATTATCGATTTAATCACGCCGTCTATCCAATTGGCACGATCACACTGATGCCAATGGAAAACATCCCGCTGCAAATGATGGGCAAGACGGAAAAAATTGTACCGTCTATTCAAAACCCGCCCAAAAATTTAGGGAACTATCAAGTCAGCTTCTTATCACCTACATTTATCCTTGAGGACTTACAGCGGATCAAAGTGCCGACTAAGAAGCAGGTGAATCAACAGGTCGGCCGTGAATACTTGCAGCTCCCTTCCTCATTGCCAGATCGTGTGAAAACATTGGCAAACAGCTTAACGGAAACAAAGGAGAATATGTATGACAAGGCAAAAGCGATTGAGGATTACTTAGGATCTGCGAAGTTTTCATATGAAACGCAAAATGTCGCCGTGCCTGGACGGAATGAAGATTATGTGGATCAATTTTTATTTGATACGATGATTGGCTACTGTGATAATTTTTCAACCTCTATGATTGTGATGCTTCGTTCGATCGGTATTCCGGCGAGATGGGTAAAAGGGTATACGTCTGGTCAGTTATATGAAACACAGATGGATGGAAACAATGTGTATGAAGTGACCAATAACAATGCGCATTCATGGGTAGAGGTCTATTTTCCAAACCGGGGCTGGGTGACCTTTGAACCGACAAAAGGGTTTACAAACCCAGAGACATTTACAAATGAAACCGCTGCTAGCGATCAAACGGATGATCAAAAGGAAGAAGAAGATCAGCCTAGTTCTGATGCAAGCGAAGATCAGCAGCCGCAGCAGGAGAAGGAGCAGCCGGCAGAGCCAAAGGAACAAACAGCTCAAACAAAGCCAAGTATGGTGCATGTTGGTTCGATCTTGGGGTATGCGGGAGGTGCTGTCGTCCTTCTTGGGTTCATCAGCTGGGTGCTTTATCGATTCAGGGCAAGATGGGTGCCATTCTTTATTGTACGGAAGGTGAAACGTCTGCCAGATGAGGAGGCATTCTTCTATGCGTACGCTGCCCTATTAAAGCAGCTGAAGCGCAGAAGGATCGAGAAGAAGCCAGGCATGACGTTAAGAGAATTCGCTTCTGCGATGGATAGCAAGGATGGAGATCGTCACATGTCAGAGCTGACACAGCTTTATGAGCGGGCGCTCTATCGACGAGAAGATGCATCAGCGCTTTGGCGGCAATCCGCAAAGTTATGGGAAAATTTAATAAACAGGAGATAG